The following proteins are encoded in a genomic region of Fusarium oxysporum f. sp. lycopersici 4287 chromosome 1, whole genome shotgun sequence:
- a CDS encoding hypothetical protein (At least one base has a quality score < 10), protein MLPHSAYEQREAINSQFHDNTDIHQGNVQGNVYYSLPHPPAPAEVGRVIPYPRNEDLVHRPGLIDRLDELLPQSVGSRSAALWGLGGSGKTQIALDYAYRRCDTDDKCCVFWVHADNEATFTSDYKTIGKKLGVDERLDGSDLLDAVCSAIEARSKWVMVVDNADDLRLFGVGQQANDEEMNDTLYKYVPHGSQGTVLWTSRDAHIVGTLVGSPRGIAVRSMTMDEAATLLARRRGDSSTVEREAGVDALLEELHCLPLAISQAGAYMRRMSMTAEQYLGFLRQGKTRWDMLKASDADRHRRPEVSNSMLETSRISTKRIRTESEMSYRMLHVVAYVDSQDIPYELIAAVADRCDNDKEDSVKQATEIEGSRSHHATERVFFP, encoded by the exons ATGTTACCGCATTCAGCATATGAGCAGCGAGAGGCCATCAACAGCCAGTTCCACGACAACACTGACATCCACCAGGGAAACGTCCAAGGAAATGTTTACTACAGCCTGCCCCACCCGCCGGCCCCTGCCGAAGTCGGCCGCGTCATTCCGTATCCCCGCAACGAGGATTTGGTCCATCGACCAGGTCTCATCGACAGACTAGATGAGCTTTTACCGCAATCGGTAGGATCGCGCAGCGCTGCCCTGTGGGGCTTAGGGGGATCTGG CAAGACACAGATCGCGCTAGACTACGCGTACCGACGATGCGATACCGATGACAAATGCTGCGTCTTCTGGGTGCATGCCGACAATGAAGCGACTTTCACATCCGATTATAAGACGATCGGGAAGAAGCTTGGGGTTGACGAGCGGCTTGACGGGTCGGACCTGCTAGATGCGGTATGCAGCGCAATTGAAGCTCGATCGAAATGGGTGATGGTCGTCGACAACGCTGACGACCTGAGGCTGTTCGGAGTGGGCCAACAAGcaaatgatgaagagatgaacGATACTCTATACAAATATGTCCCTCACGGATCGCAAGGGACGGTACTATGGACGAGTCGAGACGCGCATATTGTCGGCACGCTTGTTGGATCGCCTCGCGGTATTGCAGTGCGTTCTATGACGATGGATGAGGCGGCGACGCTTCTCGCGAGGAGAAGGGGTGATTCGTCGACGGTGGAGAGGGAGGCAGGAGTAGACGCATTGTTGGAAGAGCTGCACTGCCTGCCGTTGGCAATCTCGCAAGCTGGCGCCTATATGCGGCGTATGTCAATGACGGCCGAGCAATACTTAGGTTTCCTTAGGCAAGGTAAGACCCGATGGGATATGCTAAAGGCTAGCGACGCTGACCGACATCGACGGCCGGAGGTGTCGAACAGTATGCTCGAGACGTCGAGGATCTCGACGAAGCGGATCCGAACAGAAAGCGAGATGTCGTACCGGATGTTGCATGTGGTTGCATATGTTGACAGTCAGGATATACCGTACGAGCTGATAGCGGCAGTTGCTGATCGATGCGACAATGACAAGGAGGACTCAGTGAAACAGGCCACGGAGATTGAGGGTTCTAGAAGCCATCACGCGACTGAAAGAGTTTTCTTTCCTTAG